In the genome of Dermacentor andersoni chromosome 3, qqDerAnde1_hic_scaffold, whole genome shotgun sequence, one region contains:
- the LOC126524095 gene encoding uncharacterized protein, producing MNALSAAVTLSAVMACAVAGGLLGGYGLGGGYGLGYGGGYGGGYGYGGGYGGGVGGAGLGGVGIGSSVALLSGGPPFAKAVAGPAFVVRTIHHVNKVSGGGALLAHSGLGGGYGGGYGYGGGYGYGGGYGYGGGYGGGYGYGLYGYKG from the exons ATGAACGCGTTG AGCGCTGCCGTCACCCTGTCTGCCGTCATGGCCTGTGCCGTCGCTGGAGGACTCCTAGGTGGCTACGGCCTTGGAGGCGgctatg GCTTGGGATATGGTGGAGGCTACGGTGGAGGTTATGGCTACGGCGGAGGCTACGGCGGAGGCGTCGGTGGAGCTGGCCTTGGTGGTGTAGGTATCGGCAGCAGCGTCGCTCTTCTTAGCGGAGGGCCTCCATTTGCCAAGGCCGTGGCTGGACCAGCCTTTGTGGTCAGGACCATTCACCATGTCAACAAAGTCAGCGGCGGAGGAGCCCTGCTCGCTCACTCGGGCCTCGGCGGTGGATACGGTGGCGGCTACGGATATGGTGGCGGCTACGGATATGGTGGTGGCTACGGATAtggtggtggctacggcggcGGGTATGGATATGGCCTCTACGGCTACAAAGGCTAA